A section of the Sphaerobacter thermophilus DSM 20745 genome encodes:
- a CDS encoding primary-amine oxidase: MAVSVRSQVSHPLDPLGPEEIAAAGKIVREQRGLTDSARIVSITLHEPSKDVVQSFKPGDPIDREAFIVVLDKAERATYEAVVSITAGEVRSWKHVPDVQPPIIFDEFLACESVVKQHPDFQEAMRKRGITDLDLVMVEPWSAGYYGDESERGQRLLRALVWVRPDPEGNGYAHPVDNVVVVFDLNANQVVRVEDYGVIPVPKTPGEYRPEAIGPLRTDLKPLEIHQAQGPSFVIDGHEVRWQRWRFRVGFTAREGLVLHTVGYEDKGRVRPILYRASLSEMVVPYGDPSPTQWRKNAFDAGEYNIGALANSLELGCDCLGEIRYFDAVLSDTDGNPVVIKNAICLHEEDYGILWKHYDFRLETAEVRRSRRLVISWIATVGNYEYGFFWYFYQDGTIQHEVKLTGLVSTAALPPGQKSPYGQLLSPDGLYGPIHQHFFNYRLDFDVDGPVNAVYEVHSAPEPLGPDNPHGNAFRSHAVLLEREGDGHRVVDPLSARYWKIVNHNSLNKVGEPVAYRLMPHGNVLPMAHPTASVMQRAGFMTKHVWVTPYRPEEKYAAGDYPNQHPGGAGLPAWTAQNRPIVDTDVVVWYTLGSHHVVRLEDWPVMPVQYVGFLLQPFGFFDANPALDVPPQHLVNPNGHGSHCGT; this comes from the coding sequence ATGGCAGTTTCGGTCCGCTCTCAGGTCAGCCATCCGCTGGATCCCCTTGGCCCGGAGGAGATCGCGGCCGCCGGCAAGATCGTGCGCGAGCAGCGCGGGCTCACCGACAGCGCGCGGATCGTCTCGATCACGCTCCACGAGCCGTCCAAGGACGTCGTCCAGTCCTTCAAGCCGGGCGACCCGATCGACCGCGAGGCGTTCATCGTGGTGCTCGATAAGGCCGAGCGTGCCACCTATGAGGCGGTTGTGTCGATCACCGCGGGCGAGGTCCGCTCCTGGAAGCATGTCCCGGATGTTCAGCCGCCGATCATCTTCGATGAGTTCCTCGCCTGCGAGTCGGTCGTCAAGCAGCATCCGGACTTCCAGGAAGCGATGCGCAAGCGCGGCATCACCGACCTCGACCTGGTCATGGTCGAGCCCTGGTCGGCCGGCTACTACGGCGACGAGTCGGAGCGCGGCCAGCGGCTGCTGCGTGCGCTGGTCTGGGTGCGACCCGACCCAGAGGGTAACGGGTACGCCCACCCGGTCGACAACGTCGTGGTCGTGTTCGACCTGAACGCCAACCAGGTCGTGCGGGTTGAGGACTACGGCGTCATCCCCGTCCCCAAGACGCCCGGCGAGTACCGCCCGGAGGCCATCGGCCCGCTGCGGACCGACCTCAAGCCGCTGGAGATCCACCAGGCGCAGGGGCCGAGCTTCGTGATCGACGGCCATGAGGTGCGCTGGCAGCGCTGGCGCTTCCGCGTCGGCTTCACCGCGCGTGAGGGCCTGGTGCTGCACACCGTCGGCTACGAGGACAAGGGCCGCGTCCGGCCGATCCTCTATCGCGCCTCGCTGTCCGAGATGGTGGTGCCCTACGGCGATCCGTCCCCGACTCAGTGGCGCAAGAACGCCTTCGATGCCGGGGAGTACAACATCGGTGCGCTGGCCAACTCGCTGGAGCTCGGCTGCGACTGCCTGGGCGAGATCCGCTACTTCGACGCCGTCCTCTCCGACACCGACGGAAACCCGGTCGTGATCAAGAACGCGATCTGCCTCCACGAGGAGGACTACGGCATCCTCTGGAAGCACTACGACTTCCGGCTGGAGACGGCCGAGGTACGACGCTCCCGCCGGCTGGTCATCTCCTGGATTGCCACCGTCGGCAACTACGAGTACGGCTTCTTCTGGTACTTCTACCAGGACGGCACGATCCAGCACGAGGTGAAGCTGACCGGTTTGGTCTCGACCGCCGCGCTGCCGCCGGGCCAGAAGTCGCCCTACGGCCAGCTCCTCTCGCCCGACGGTCTCTACGGCCCGATCCACCAGCACTTCTTCAACTACCGGCTCGACTTCGACGTCGACGGTCCGGTCAACGCGGTCTATGAGGTCCACTCCGCGCCCGAGCCACTCGGGCCGGACAACCCGCACGGCAACGCCTTCCGCTCCCACGCCGTCCTGTTGGAGCGCGAGGGGGACGGCCACCGGGTGGTCGATCCACTGTCGGCCCGTTACTGGAAGATCGTGAACCACAACTCGCTCAACAAGGTGGGTGAGCCGGTGGCCTATCGGCTGATGCCCCACGGGAACGTGCTGCCCATGGCCCACCCGACGGCGAGCGTGATGCAGCGGGCCGGATTCATGACCAAGCACGTCTGGGTCACGCCCTACCGGCCGGAGGAGAAGTACGCCGCGGGCGACTATCCGAACCAGCACCCCGGCGGTGCGGGCCTGCCGGCGTGGACGGCGCAGAACCGTCCAATCGTCGACACCGACGTCGTAGTCTGGTACACGCTCGGCTCGCACCACGTGGTGCGGCTGGAGGACTGGCCGGTGATGCCGGTGCAGTACGTCGGCTTCCTGCTCCAGCCCTTCGGCTTCTTCGACGCCAACCCGGCGCTCGACGTCCCGCCGCAGCACCTCGTCAACCCCAACGGGCACGGCAGCCACTGCGGGACGTAG
- a CDS encoding heavy metal translocating P-type ATPase, which translates to MTQTIHLAISGRTPIHCAGCEQRIGNALRRLPGVASVQASQETQQVRVAFDPEQVSVEQIRARLARAGFETAPAGGGCMSARAPARPGGRGHVERGTPGAAQQKLLLSVGGMHCSLCTESIRRAIGRLDGVQSVQVSIAHEEALVEYDPARVTPEIITEALEDIGYTVREPDQAERFAEEERDLAVARRKAVLSIGLLVAASAVMLTTVWLGPSLERTLAMGALALFTAGGPARFIIVRNGWQSIRRGILNQDVLVTASALGGLLGGLVGLVVPAVPAGGFFGATVFVLAFHLIGGYASVLVHVRASQSVRRLLALTPETAHRLTADGREEVVPVAQLAVGDRVRVRPGERIPADGVVLDGASAVDESLVTGEPIPVDKLPGSEVIGGSLNQAGSLIIRVSRVGAESFLQTVARQVAEARALKPGILRLVDQVLVVYVPAVFAASAAGLLIWTVGAWLLAGAPDLLRGGFAALSVLIMGYPCALGMSTPLAIIRASGEAAERGILMRSGEAFHVFRSVRTIVFDKTGTLTEGKPQLVACLSPLAATDRLLHLAASAETLSEHPLARAIVAEAHARGLTLETPTEFAAWPGRGVAATVAGHRLLVGTERFLAEENVNLAPLASLVEQVHARGQTAVLVAVDGRAAGVLALADRAKPDARATVERLRRLGMKPVLLTGDNWHAARAVAAAAGIDEVLAEVLPGDKAAEIRRLQAQGQRVAMVGDGINDAPALMQADVGIAIGAGTDVTLEAADVVLVSERLETLVEARELARRSYQLTVTNVGLALAFNGIGVIAAITGLVAPVWAMVAMAASVSVVLGNSFAGRLGHGRAREWRGE; encoded by the coding sequence ATGACCCAGACGATCCACCTCGCCATCAGCGGTCGAACCCCGATCCACTGCGCCGGGTGCGAGCAGCGGATCGGCAACGCCCTGCGGCGCCTGCCCGGCGTCGCGAGCGTCCAGGCCAGCCAGGAAACACAGCAGGTCCGCGTGGCCTTCGACCCGGAGCAGGTCTCGGTCGAGCAGATCCGGGCGAGGCTGGCCCGGGCGGGCTTCGAGACCGCCCCGGCGGGAGGGGGGTGCATGAGCGCGCGCGCACCGGCCCGGCCGGGCGGTCGGGGGCACGTCGAGCGGGGCACGCCGGGTGCCGCGCAGCAGAAGCTGCTGCTGAGCGTCGGCGGCATGCACTGCTCCCTCTGCACGGAGTCCATCCGCCGCGCGATCGGACGCCTGGACGGCGTGCAGTCGGTGCAGGTCTCGATCGCCCATGAGGAGGCGCTGGTCGAATACGACCCGGCGCGCGTGACCCCGGAGATCATCACCGAGGCGCTGGAGGACATCGGCTACACCGTGCGGGAGCCAGACCAGGCCGAGCGCTTCGCCGAGGAGGAGCGGGATCTGGCCGTCGCCCGGCGTAAGGCGGTCCTCTCGATCGGCCTGCTGGTCGCCGCCTCCGCCGTGATGCTCACCACCGTCTGGCTTGGCCCGAGTCTCGAGCGGACCCTGGCGATGGGGGCGCTCGCCCTCTTCACCGCTGGCGGCCCGGCCCGCTTCATCATCGTCCGCAACGGCTGGCAGTCGATCCGCCGCGGCATCCTGAATCAGGACGTGCTCGTCACGGCGTCGGCGCTCGGTGGGCTGCTCGGTGGGCTCGTCGGTCTCGTCGTGCCGGCCGTCCCCGCCGGTGGCTTCTTCGGCGCCACGGTGTTCGTGCTGGCCTTCCATCTGATCGGCGGCTATGCATCCGTGCTTGTCCACGTCCGCGCCTCCCAGTCGGTGCGTCGTCTCCTGGCCCTCACTCCGGAGACCGCGCACCGGCTCACCGCGGACGGCCGTGAGGAGGTCGTCCCGGTCGCCCAGCTTGCCGTCGGCGACCGCGTGCGCGTGCGCCCCGGCGAGCGCATCCCGGCGGATGGGGTCGTCCTCGACGGCGCCTCGGCGGTCGATGAGAGCCTCGTGACCGGCGAGCCCATCCCGGTGGATAAGCTGCCCGGCAGCGAGGTGATCGGCGGCTCGCTCAACCAGGCGGGGAGCCTTATCATCCGGGTCAGCCGCGTCGGTGCCGAGAGCTTCCTGCAGACCGTCGCCCGGCAGGTCGCCGAGGCGCGGGCGCTCAAGCCCGGCATCCTGCGGCTCGTCGACCAGGTGCTCGTGGTCTACGTGCCGGCCGTCTTCGCCGCCAGCGCCGCCGGCTTGCTCATCTGGACCGTCGGCGCCTGGCTGCTCGCCGGCGCGCCCGACCTGCTCCGCGGCGGCTTCGCAGCCCTGAGCGTGCTCATCATGGGCTACCCCTGCGCTCTGGGGATGTCCACGCCGCTGGCCATCATCCGGGCGAGTGGCGAAGCCGCCGAACGCGGCATTCTCATGCGCTCCGGCGAGGCCTTCCACGTCTTCCGCAGCGTGCGCACCATCGTCTTCGATAAGACCGGCACGCTCACCGAGGGCAAACCCCAGCTCGTCGCGTGCCTCAGCCCACTCGCGGCCACCGACCGGCTCCTACACCTGGCGGCGAGCGCCGAGACGCTCTCCGAGCATCCGCTTGCCCGGGCGATCGTGGCCGAGGCCCACGCCCGAGGGCTCACGCTCGAGACGCCGACCGAGTTTGCCGCCTGGCCCGGGCGCGGCGTCGCCGCCACCGTGGCGGGGCACCGGCTCCTGGTTGGAACCGAGCGCTTCCTGGCCGAGGAGAACGTGAACCTCGCCCCGCTTGCATCGCTCGTCGAGCAGGTCCACGCCCGCGGGCAGACCGCCGTCCTGGTCGCGGTCGATGGCCGCGCCGCCGGCGTGCTGGCCCTGGCCGATCGGGCGAAGCCCGACGCGCGGGCGACCGTGGAGCGGCTCCGCCGGCTGGGCATGAAACCGGTCCTGCTCACTGGGGACAACTGGCACGCCGCGCGCGCGGTCGCCGCGGCCGCGGGCATCGACGAGGTGCTGGCCGAGGTGCTCCCCGGCGACAAGGCAGCCGAGATCCGCCGGCTACAGGCGCAGGGCCAGCGGGTCGCGATGGTGGGCGACGGGATCAACGATGCGCCCGCGCTGATGCAGGCGGACGTGGGCATCGCCATCGGTGCCGGCACCGACGTCACCCTGGAGGCCGCCGACGTGGTGCTCGTAAGCGAGCGTCTGGAGACGCTCGTGGAGGCGCGCGAGCTGGCGCGCCGCAGCTACCAGTTGACCGTCACGAACGTCGGGCTGGCGCTCGCCTTCAACGGCATCGGGGTCATCGCCGCCATCACCGGCCTCGTCGCGCCGGTCTGGGCCATGGTGGCGATGGCGGCCAGCGTGAGCGTGGTGCTCGGCAACTCGTTCGCCGGCCGACTGGGGCATGGGCGTGCCCGGGAGTGGCGAGGCGAATGA
- a CDS encoding heavy metal-responsive transcriptional regulator, with product MRIGELAAELGLNPKTLRYYEAIGLLPAPRRTPAGYRLYSDTDRERLRFILKARAVGLTLEEIREVLAVRGDGRRPCEHVLTLLDRKLAAVDEQLRALAEFRAELLTLRDTAAGAMSTDSCVCGIIERHEPAQRDQTPPLTAAPRPARPRRRERPPALDRQQPA from the coding sequence ATGCGCATCGGCGAGCTGGCCGCCGAACTCGGCCTCAATCCCAAGACGCTGCGCTACTACGAAGCCATTGGGCTCCTCCCGGCTCCGCGCCGCACGCCGGCGGGCTACCGCCTGTACAGCGACACGGATCGAGAGCGCCTGCGCTTCATCCTCAAGGCGCGGGCGGTCGGCCTCACCCTCGAGGAGATCCGTGAGGTGCTCGCCGTCCGCGGCGATGGGCGGCGGCCGTGTGAGCATGTCCTCACCCTGCTCGACCGGAAGCTCGCCGCCGTGGACGAGCAGCTCCGGGCGCTGGCCGAATTCCGGGCGGAGCTCTTGACACTCCGCGATACTGCGGCCGGCGCGATGTCCACCGACAGTTGCGTCTGCGGCATCATCGAGCGCCATGAGCCGGCGCAGCGCGACCAGACACCACCCCTGACCGCCGCGCCGCGGCCCGCACGTCCCCGGCGTCGGGAGCGCCCGCCCGCCCTCGACCGTCAGCAACCGGCCTGA
- a CDS encoding TrkH family potassium uptake protein: MSDPGQPRSGTPPRYTRRPGDRVVRRAVLRPEAVTLAAPKARRRPRPPALVPVLGFAGVILVGAILLSLPIATTSGRSTPFIDALFTATSAVSVTGLVVVDTGTHWNAFGQAVVLALIQIGGLGFMATSTLLLMLVGRRATLRDRMALGLTMGTPEPGGAMRLLRRIALMTLIIESVGVLLLFLRFTQEMPPGRALWWGLFHGISAFNQAGFDIVGGFQSMIPFQRDPWILLTMAVLITLGGIGYTPLADVLRCRTWRRLTVDTKLVLSTTAALLAVGMVGYLIMEWNNPATLGHLPWGDRLLNGYFQSVTPRTAGFNAIPIGEMRDQSLVFTIALMFIGGASGSTAGGVKVQTFSLLFFAILAAISGRESVVAFGREIPPRQIYQALAVVLLAIAVVFLVALGLTVFEPFDAIDVAFETVSGFGTVGLSTGITPQLGPGSRLFLIAIMFTGRLGPLTLALALAARPTRRGIGYARENVKIG, encoded by the coding sequence GTGAGCGATCCCGGACAACCCCGGTCAGGGACTCCACCCCGCTACACGCGCCGGCCCGGCGACCGGGTCGTGCGGCGCGCGGTGCTCCGGCCCGAAGCCGTCACGCTCGCCGCGCCCAAGGCGCGGCGCCGTCCCCGCCCGCCTGCGCTCGTTCCGGTGCTCGGCTTCGCCGGGGTGATCCTCGTCGGCGCGATCCTGCTCTCCCTCCCCATTGCCACCACGAGCGGCCGCTCGACACCCTTCATCGACGCCCTCTTCACCGCGACCTCGGCAGTCTCGGTGACGGGACTGGTGGTGGTCGACACCGGCACCCACTGGAACGCCTTCGGTCAGGCGGTCGTGCTCGCGCTCATCCAGATCGGCGGCCTCGGCTTCATGGCAACATCTACCCTGCTCCTGATGCTGGTGGGACGGCGCGCCACGCTGCGGGATCGCATGGCGCTGGGCCTGACGATGGGGACACCAGAACCGGGCGGAGCGATGCGGTTGTTGCGCCGTATCGCTCTGATGACCCTGATCATCGAATCCGTCGGGGTACTGCTGCTGTTTCTGCGCTTCACCCAAGAAATGCCGCCCGGGCGTGCCCTGTGGTGGGGGCTGTTCCACGGGATCTCGGCCTTCAACCAGGCAGGGTTCGACATCGTCGGCGGCTTCCAGAGCATGATCCCCTTCCAGCGCGACCCGTGGATTCTCCTGACCATGGCCGTGCTGATCACCCTCGGCGGAATCGGCTATACGCCGCTGGCCGACGTGCTCCGCTGCCGCACCTGGCGACGCCTGACCGTCGACACCAAGCTCGTCCTGAGCACCACGGCCGCGCTGCTGGCCGTCGGTATGGTCGGCTACCTGATCATGGAGTGGAACAACCCGGCGACGCTGGGCCACCTCCCCTGGGGGGATCGGCTGCTCAACGGGTACTTCCAGAGCGTCACGCCGCGCACGGCCGGCTTCAACGCCATCCCGATCGGCGAGATGCGGGACCAGAGCCTGGTGTTCACCATCGCCCTGATGTTCATCGGCGGGGCGTCCGGCTCGACCGCGGGCGGGGTCAAGGTCCAGACCTTCAGCCTCCTCTTCTTCGCCATCCTCGCCGCCATCAGCGGCCGGGAGTCGGTGGTCGCCTTCGGGCGCGAAATCCCGCCCCGGCAGATCTACCAGGCGCTCGCGGTCGTCCTCCTCGCCATCGCGGTGGTCTTCTTGGTCGCTCTGGGGCTGACGGTGTTCGAGCCCTTCGATGCCATCGATGTCGCCTTCGAGACGGTCTCCGGCTTCGGCACGGTGGGCCTCTCGACCGGGATCACTCCCCAGCTCGGCCCCGGCTCGCGACTGTTCCTGATCGCGATAATGTTCACCGGTCGCCTCGGACCGCTGACGCTGGCGCTGGCACTGGCGGCGCGGCCGACCCGGCGCGGCATCGGCTATGCGCGTGAGAACGTGAAGATCGGCTGA
- a CDS encoding potassium channel family protein, translated as MGRQVLVIGVGRFGSAVARELERLGHEVLAIDRDARAIEDIADDVTHAIIADATDKDVLRKLGAQDFDVAVVAIGTDERSSILATTLLNRLGIKRVVAKAQNPLHGEILKMVGADRVVYPESETGTRLAHSLTMPLSVSDYFDVGPGYGLAKLSVASFAGKTLDELQLRSRYGVTPLFLRRGDKVIVNPHGSERLTAEDELTVAGKDEQLEKLFL; from the coding sequence GTGGGACGACAAGTCTTGGTGATCGGGGTCGGTCGATTTGGTAGCGCGGTGGCGCGGGAGTTGGAGCGGCTCGGACACGAGGTGCTCGCGATCGATCGCGACGCGCGGGCGATCGAAGACATCGCGGACGACGTGACGCATGCGATCATCGCCGACGCGACCGACAAGGATGTCCTCAGGAAACTCGGCGCGCAGGACTTCGACGTCGCCGTGGTCGCCATCGGCACCGACGAGCGCTCCAGCATCCTGGCAACCACGTTGCTCAACCGGCTGGGGATCAAGCGGGTCGTCGCCAAGGCCCAGAATCCACTCCACGGCGAGATCCTGAAGATGGTCGGCGCCGACCGGGTCGTCTACCCCGAGTCGGAGACAGGCACCCGTTTGGCCCACAGCCTGACCATGCCACTCTCGGTCAGCGACTACTTCGACGTCGGCCCGGGCTACGGCCTGGCGAAACTCTCCGTCGCCTCCTTCGCCGGCAAGACCCTGGACGAGCTGCAGCTACGCAGCCGCTACGGCGTCACCCCCCTCTTCCTGCGCCGCGGCGACAAGGTCATCGTCAACCCCCACGGCAGCGAGCGGCTCACCGCCGAGGACGAACTCACCGTCGCCGGGAAAGACGAGCAGTTGGAGAAGCTGTTCTTGTAG
- a CDS encoding fumarylacetoacetate hydrolase family protein: protein MKIARFVEAGQPRLGIVEDGVVYRAEGNLFDPGALRRGDAVGPLEELELLTPVQPGKIVAVGLNYALHVTENDPTRQVPDEPVLFMKPTSALLPHGGVILLPPGDRIDYEAELCIVIGRRASRVPESQALDYVLGYTCGNDVSHRDYQRKDGQWVRAKGFDTFCPLGPVIATDLDPNDLAIQSRLNGEVRQNSRTSNMIFSPAFLVSFISNVMTLEPGDVIMTGTPEGVGPMKPGDTIEVEIEGIGTLRNTTRARD, encoded by the coding sequence ATGAAGATCGCACGCTTCGTTGAGGCTGGGCAGCCCCGGCTTGGCATCGTCGAGGACGGGGTCGTGTATCGCGCGGAGGGGAACCTCTTCGACCCCGGTGCATTGCGGCGGGGGGACGCGGTGGGGCCGCTGGAAGAACTAGAGCTGCTGACCCCGGTCCAGCCAGGGAAGATCGTCGCCGTGGGACTCAACTACGCGCTCCACGTGACGGAGAACGATCCGACCCGCCAGGTGCCGGATGAGCCGGTCCTCTTCATGAAGCCGACCAGCGCGCTCCTGCCTCACGGCGGGGTGATTCTCCTGCCGCCGGGCGACCGGATCGACTACGAAGCGGAGCTGTGCATTGTCATCGGCCGCCGCGCCAGCCGCGTGCCGGAGTCGCAGGCGCTCGACTACGTGCTGGGCTACACGTGTGGCAACGACGTCAGCCACCGGGACTATCAGCGCAAAGACGGCCAGTGGGTGCGCGCCAAGGGATTCGACACCTTCTGCCCGCTCGGCCCGGTGATCGCCACCGACCTCGACCCGAACGACCTCGCCATCCAGTCCCGGCTGAACGGCGAGGTGCGTCAGAACAGCCGCACCAGCAACATGATCTTCTCGCCCGCCTTCCTGGTCAGCTTCATCTCCAACGTTATGACGCTGGAGCCGGGCGACGTCATCATGACCGGAACCCCCGAAGGGGTCGGGCCGATGAAGCCGGGCGACACGATCGAGGTCGAGATCGAGGGCATCGGTACGCTGCGCAACACTACCCGCGCCCGGGACTAG
- a CDS encoding HD domain-containing protein: MTDRWDGVLDVLAQAGALKRLVRQGWVDRGVEEPESVADHSYRVALLVLLLAADDPAINLTRALTLALVHDLPEAIAGDATPFDHALASPDAAPEEIFRQPPVYSEEADRAKRAAEEAAIRQMTERLPPRLADLIVGAWEEYEAGATPEARLVRQADKLETWLQALEYRAVQPDLIIESFRIGTQEAVTDPRLRDLLAAIQARFSHE; the protein is encoded by the coding sequence ATGACCGACCGGTGGGACGGAGTCCTGGACGTGCTGGCACAGGCAGGGGCGCTCAAGCGGCTGGTCCGCCAGGGCTGGGTCGACCGCGGCGTCGAGGAGCCGGAGTCGGTCGCCGACCACAGCTACCGGGTGGCACTGCTGGTCCTTCTCCTCGCTGCGGACGATCCCGCGATCAACCTGACCCGAGCGCTGACGCTGGCGCTGGTCCACGACTTGCCGGAGGCCATCGCCGGGGACGCGACCCCGTTCGACCACGCTCTGGCCTCGCCCGACGCCGCGCCGGAGGAGATCTTCCGTCAGCCTCCCGTCTACTCAGAGGAGGCAGACCGGGCCAAGCGCGCAGCGGAGGAGGCGGCTATCCGGCAGATGACGGAGCGGCTGCCGCCGCGGCTGGCGGATCTCATCGTGGGCGCCTGGGAAGAATACGAAGCAGGCGCGACGCCCGAGGCCCGGCTGGTGCGCCAGGCAGACAAGCTGGAGACCTGGCTCCAGGCGCTTGAGTACCGTGCCGTCCAACCCGACCTGATCATCGAGTCGTTCCGGATCGGCACGCAGGAGGCGGTCACCGACCCGCGGCTGCGCGATCTCCTGGCAGCCATCCAGGCGCGGTTCTCGCACGAGTGA
- a CDS encoding MFS transporter, with product MYRNFWLASIVSNIGSWMQYVAQGWLILELTNSAFYLGLVGLMRAVPALSITLFGGVLADRLDRRQVLLVTQAAAGILALTLGLLDAFGAVAIWHILLIAFLSAVVMAIDNPTRQALVPDLVGKENIASAVGLNSAAWNGAAVVGPALAGLLVAAIGTAGAFLLNGVSYLAVLAVVYRMPAQPPKGDMRESILQNLVAGLRYIRSDRRIWGLMLAIGVPTFFGRPYLQFMPVFAQDVLRVGAGGYGALMAVNGIGALIGAIAVAPLGGTRRKGSLLLVVTALFGASLLLFTGSRWLVTSIPLLMVIGATQTLNMGLTNTLLQLTVPGDMRGRVMSAYTLIPMGLMPLGQMVTGSVGARITVPLAVAIGAGVVLAFSVAASRLLPAVRKMP from the coding sequence GTGTACCGCAACTTCTGGCTGGCCAGCATCGTCTCCAACATCGGCAGTTGGATGCAGTACGTGGCCCAGGGCTGGCTGATCCTGGAGCTGACCAACTCGGCCTTCTACCTCGGGTTGGTCGGCTTGATGCGAGCCGTCCCCGCGCTGTCGATCACTCTGTTCGGCGGGGTGCTGGCAGACCGGCTGGACCGCCGCCAGGTGCTTCTGGTCACACAAGCGGCCGCGGGAATTCTGGCACTGACCCTCGGCCTCCTCGACGCCTTCGGGGCCGTGGCCATCTGGCACATCCTCCTCATCGCCTTCCTCAGCGCCGTGGTCATGGCGATCGACAACCCGACGCGGCAGGCGCTGGTGCCGGATCTGGTCGGCAAGGAGAACATCGCCAGTGCGGTGGGGCTCAACTCGGCTGCCTGGAACGGGGCGGCGGTGGTCGGCCCGGCGCTCGCCGGCCTGCTCGTTGCAGCCATCGGCACGGCAGGGGCCTTCCTGCTCAACGGCGTGAGTTACCTGGCGGTCCTCGCGGTGGTGTACCGCATGCCGGCGCAGCCGCCGAAAGGCGACATGCGCGAGTCGATCCTGCAGAACCTCGTCGCCGGGCTGCGCTATATCCGGAGCGACCGTCGCATCTGGGGTCTGATGCTGGCGATCGGCGTGCCGACCTTCTTCGGCCGGCCGTACCTGCAGTTCATGCCCGTCTTCGCCCAGGATGTCCTACGGGTCGGCGCGGGCGGCTACGGCGCCCTGATGGCCGTCAACGGGATCGGCGCACTGATCGGCGCCATCGCCGTCGCCCCACTTGGGGGGACGAGGCGCAAGGGGTCGCTGCTGCTCGTGGTCACCGCGCTGTTCGGCGCCAGCCTGCTCCTGTTCACCGGCTCTCGGTGGCTGGTCACGTCGATCCCACTGCTGATGGTGATCGGTGCGACGCAGACGCTCAACATGGGCCTGACCAACACGCTGCTGCAGCTCACCGTGCCGGGCGACATGCGCGGCCGGGTGATGTCGGCCTACACGCTGATCCCGATGGGCCTCATGCCGCTGGGGCAGATGGTGACCGGGAGCGTCGGGGCGCGCATCACGGTGCCCCTGGCCGTCGCCATCGGCGCCGGGGTGGTCCTCGCCTTCTCTGTCGCCGCCAGCCGCCTCCTGCCGGCCGTGCGCAAGATGCCGTAG
- a CDS encoding asparaginase, protein MPVVQIVTTGGTIASRIDPASGAAVPVVKADELVAQVPVLSEIAEIRVTEFSLVGSWNMTPARMAALARTVRDLLAEPETAGVVITHGTDTMEESAFALSLLLGSEGPVVFTGAMLNASEPGFDGPRNLVAAVRVAADPAARQLGTVVVLNNEIHAARDVTKSHTTALDTFISPGLGPLGIVDDRGVWLRRQPTQAPPPLPLVDPVPGVYLIKMAAGMEDLLLRAALQGQARGVVVEASGTGNVYEPWEDAIADLLAAGIPVVVVSRCPGGRVTFTYGGRGGGKSLEALGVISGGDLSGPKARLALMFALGAGWDLERVRAYFAQLTGD, encoded by the coding sequence ATGCCGGTTGTCCAGATTGTGACCACGGGAGGGACGATCGCCAGCCGCATTGACCCGGCGAGCGGCGCGGCTGTGCCGGTGGTGAAGGCAGACGAGCTGGTGGCTCAGGTTCCGGTGTTGTCCGAGATCGCCGAGATCCGCGTGACCGAGTTCTCCCTGGTCGGCAGTTGGAACATGACTCCCGCGCGGATGGCCGCGCTGGCGCGCACGGTTCGTGACCTGCTGGCCGAGCCGGAGACGGCGGGCGTCGTGATCACGCACGGGACCGACACGATGGAGGAGTCGGCCTTCGCCCTCAGTCTCCTGCTCGGTTCGGAGGGGCCGGTGGTCTTCACCGGCGCCATGCTGAATGCCAGCGAACCGGGGTTCGACGGGCCGCGCAACCTCGTAGCAGCGGTCCGGGTCGCGGCCGACCCGGCGGCGCGGCAGCTCGGCACCGTCGTGGTCTTGAACAATGAGATCCACGCGGCGCGCGACGTGACCAAGAGCCACACCACGGCGCTCGACACCTTCATCTCACCCGGGCTCGGCCCGCTCGGGATCGTCGACGACCGCGGCGTCTGGCTGCGCCGGCAGCCGACGCAGGCGCCGCCTCCGCTGCCGCTGGTCGATCCTGTCCCGGGTGTCTACCTGATCAAGATGGCCGCTGGGATGGAAGACCTGCTGCTGCGTGCCGCGCTGCAGGGGCAGGCCCGCGGGGTGGTCGTCGAGGCCTCGGGGACCGGCAACGTGTACGAGCCGTGGGAGGACGCGATCGCCGACTTGCTCGCAGCCGGCATCCCGGTGGTGGTCGTCTCCCGCTGCCCCGGCGGCCGGGTGACGTTCACCTACGGCGGCCGAGGCGGCGGTAAGTCGCTCGAGGCGCTGGGTGTGATCTCGGGCGGTGACCTCTCCGGCCCGAAGGCGCGGCTCGCGCTGATGTTCGCGCTGGGCGCCGGCTGGGATCTGGAGCGCGTGCGTGCCTATTTCGCCCAACTGACCGGCGACTAG